The following are encoded together in the Pan troglodytes isolate AG18354 chromosome 6, NHGRI_mPanTro3-v2.0_pri, whole genome shotgun sequence genome:
- the LOC100612889 gene encoding uncharacterized protein LOC100612889, translating into MAAAGPLRTEGVLVLSQPNSGVEDPTPAGGRGQGRRRGREELESIGAGPGASVRILPALRPGLGGVWGAGAASLVFQAGPGSSWLGWPDLDLALYRGWACRSEGTANVAFPGTASPGFSRARQTRNLRKPALKTPSHTASQLAAEAGNPSGGCPSVRCQRRVGALVPTWKGGWRDGWSGSGGRAKERILAFSFPAGGGIRGECVQAASNTRIWEEPGSTPN; encoded by the coding sequence ATGGCCGCAGCCGGCCCCCTGCGCACTGAGGGCGTCTTGGTCCTTTCCCAGCCAAACAGTGGAGTGGAGGACCCGACCCCGGCTGGAGGAAGAGGCCAGGGCCGGAGGCGGGGCCGAGAGGAGCTAGAATCCATCGGGGCTGGGCCTGGCGCATCAGTCCGAATTCTGCCCGCCTTGCGCCCTGGTCTCGGTGGGGTGTGGGGCGCTGGCGCCGCGTCCCTGGTCTTTCAGGCAGGTCCGGGCAGCTCCTGGCTGGGTTGGCCCGACCTAGACTTGGCGCTGTATCGCGGCTGGGCCTGTCGCAGCGAGGGGACGGCCAACGTGGCTTTCCCGGGCACAGCCTCTCCGGGTTTTAGCCGCGCCCGCCAGACACGGAACCTGCGGAAACCGGCGCTTAAGACACCCAGCCACACGGCCTCTCAGCTGGCAGCAGAAGCTGGCAATCCCTCAGGGGGGTGCCCTTCAGTGAGATGCCAGCGGAGAGTGGGGGCTTTGGTCCCCACCTGGAAAGGCGGTTGGCGCGACGGGTGGAGTGGCTCGGGTGGCCGCGCCAAGGAAAGGATCCTGGCTTTTTCTTTCCCCGCTGGGGGAGGGATAAGGGGAGAATGTGTCCAAGCGGCCAGCAATACCAGAATTTGGGAAGAACCGGGTTCAACGCCGAATTGA